Below is a window of Salmo trutta chromosome 35, fSalTru1.1, whole genome shotgun sequence DNA.
CTGATAGCATCGCTCGCCCTGACAGACCTTCTGGTGTCGGTATTGGTGATGCCAATCAGCGCGCTATACACGGTGAGTCAAACATGGACTTTGGGCCAAGTTATGTGCGACATATGGTTGTCTTCAGACATAACGTGTTGTACCGCATCCATTCTTCATCTGTGCATAATTGCGCTGGACCGTTACTGGGCAATAACAGACGCGGTTGAGTACACCAAGAAGCGCACATCAGCGCGCGCCGCGGGGATGATCGCCACTGCCTGGGTGATTGCCATCTCCATCTCACTGCCGCCCTTCTTCTGGCGTCAGGTGAAAGCGGAGGAAGTTACCACTTGCAATGTGAACACTGATCACATTTTCTACACAATTTATTCCACTTTTGGAGCCTTCTATATTCCCACGTTGTTACTCATAGCCCTTTACGGTAGGATATACGTGGAAGCCCGAAAGAGGATCTTGAAACAGTCGTATAATAATAAACCGGGGAAAAGACTCACCTCTGCCCATTTGATAACAAACTCGCCAGGTACAAACTCTGTGGCGTCCACTGTCTCTCTAAATTACGGGACGAACGAAATATCTTCTTGTGAAGCTAATAGCTCACCTGCCAATGTGAACTATGTGAAAGTCACTGTATCCGACGCGCTCCTGGAGAAGAAGAGGATCTCAGCTGCCAGGGAAAGAAAGGCGACTAAAACTTTAGGGATCATTCTCGGAGCTTACATCATATGCTGGCTACCGTTTTTCATTTACACCTTAGTGGTTTCAGTCTGTGCGTCATGTTTCTATCCAGAATTATTTGACATATTTACTTGGTTGGGTTACCTTAACTCTTTAATAAACCCCATCATATATACCATGTCCAATgaggatttcaaaaaggctttccaCAAACTAATACGCTTCAGATATTGCAGGTCCTGAAAATAGGCTACCAGACATAAAAGGCTGCCAAAACCATCACATTTTGTTCAGCTATGTCAAACTGCACCTCGCCAATAATTGCAACACGTTAACTCTCAGTCATCATCAACCTGTAAACATTTGCAGTATTGTATCTTGCATGCTTTCGAATCGCCTAGcaacattattattttaattacATTATAGCCTTCATAGTCATACAGTACATGGCCTGCAGTCATATTCTGTAAACTTGATTATTTATCAAAACCAGAATGTATTGATATATCACTGCTAGCgacattattataataattatattatAGCCTACTTCACAGGCATGCAGTACATGGCCTGCAGTCATATTCTGGAAACGTTATTATTTAGCAAAACAAGAATGTATTGATATATCACTGCCATTATTGAACAATCTATCCAGAAATCATAGGCTATAATCTCTGCTGCCTTCCTTATGATTGGCAGCCATGAGATTACAACCCACCCTATACAATTCATGTTCCAACCTAAATCAACATTTTGATATCAAAGGTTAATATTAAGGAGTATGTGTTGGAAATCAGTAGATTTTGCCATGGAATCATGTAGCTTGTTCTGGGGGGCAGAATGTCTGAACAGGCACAGTAGGAACAGCCAGGCTTGACATAACGTTTAATATTTAAACATGCATGGAAAGCCTGCTGTGTGACCAACGCTGTATGACCAACGCTGTATGACACACAGAGTTACTGGAGGCTAACTGCTATGAGGAAATTATAAGCACAATATTCTGAGCCCTCTGGGAGGgcaccccaccccctccccccttagACAAAAAAATAGAGTTTGTCCCAATAAGATATCCTTTCTTCTGAAGTGTACACTTGTTCACTACTTCTCACAACTCTAAAATCATTGGACTGTTGGAGGCATGGGCTAGTCGGATTCAATAATTCCACCATATGTCTTTTACCAGTACTTTCCTTTCTTATACCCAGTAATTTCCCTGCACACTTTGAGAGGAAGGAGATCAAATTGGGACACAGTCTACAGAGATATTTTCTGTTCCATTTCTTATATGTTTTCTATTGGTTCGACTCCTTAATGAGATCAGTATGAATTTTATGATAAAAGCACAGCCCTAATTTCATCTCATAGTCAATGTAAATAATCGTTACTCTATTACTTTATTGTGGGTAATGTTGTTTACTTCAGACTGGACTATAAGCTGACCTCTTGTTGTTAAACAAGCCTCAATCAATGTATTTATATCTGTATGCATtgtaatatatatgtatgtgtgtatgtgtgtacgtatgtgtgtaaatgtatttatttatgtcaTTTTCATTATATTTTGCTATGGAGCTGCTTAAATTGCCTGCGGGTGTTCACTCTGCTGCAACCTGATTATGGGCATTAGCCTACAGAATACTGTTGGTAGAATTATACAAATCAAACTCAAATATGACAGACAAGAATACAGACAACTAACACATTTCTTCACCTACAGTACCATTACTCATATTGATCATGTTTCACAGATGTCTCAGCATGCTTGCCCTTTATATTCCACGCAAGGCTGCATGTGTTAAGTGCAAGATCAAATAGCAGAATTAACAGAGATAATAAGCTGTTAAAAAGCCATTCAAATTTGATTGGTAAACATAACTTTTTGAGGAATGCAACCACTGTAAACTACAGAGATGCGATAGTAACAGCCAAGAAGATAAACGACTTAAAGCAGCCACACACAGATATACCATCTTGATCTACAGTACTTGCTTTATAATGGAAAACTGTTCATGAGGTACTACTGTATACTATTGCAGGATTCTTGTAATGGAAATTCTATACCGAACAAaagtataaatgcaacatgcaacaatttcaacgatttgactgacttacagttcatataaggacatcagtcaattgaaatacattaattaggccctaatctatgtaaatcacataactgggcaggggcgcaggcatggatgggcctgggtgggcataggcccacccacttgggagccaggcccactcactggggagccaggcccagctaatcagaatgagtttttccccacaaaagggctttattacagacagaaatactcctcagtttcatcagctgtccgggtggctggtcccagacgatcccgcaggtgaagaagctggatgtggaggtcctggactggtgtggttacacgtggtctgcagttgtgagaccggttgaACGTatttccaaattctctaaaacgacgttggaggtggtttattgtagagaaattaacattctgtTCTCTGGATatagctctagtggacattcctgcagccagcatgccaattgcacgcaccctcaaaacttgagacatctgtggcattgtgttgtgtgacaaaactgcacattttagagtggcattattgtccccagcacaaggtgcagctgtgtaatgatcatgctgtttaatcagcttcttaatatgccacgcctgtcaggtggatggattatcttggcataggagaaatgctcactaacagggatgtaaacaaatttgtgcataacatgttagagaaataagctttttctgcgtatggaacatttctgggatcttttatttcagctcatgaaacatgggaccaacactttacatgttgtgttttatatttttgttcattatatttCATCCAAAATAGCTACTGCTGTACAATAAAGCTTCTCTGCTCATAAGCAATGCACAGCTTTTGCCTTGATCCTGTGGGTAAAGGTCTATCCCAGTGGAATACAAATCACTGCTGCTGTtgtgaaatacaataaataaaaagTGAAATGGAATCTAAGGGTACGGCCATTTTCCTTGGAGAAAACAAGATGGTAGAAGGGTATTAATGAGTTCGCACTTCAAACAGATGGAAGTGCAATTAAAAAGCTAACACTATTAGACAACAGCAGGTTATAATTCAGAACAGACTGTGTTACAAATTGTGATTCGGGTCAATTGCTATATTCCAGCCAAAGCTTGTAGAGGTGTGACATTGTTAAATCATGATGTGGAAATAGTTCTAACATTAGTTTGCTGTATCATTTTCTCATCATTGTGGAGAGGAGATAAAGCCATCTTCTGAATGCTAATACATTTGAAGGGCTAGTAGAGTGTGTTATGGCATATGTCAGGTGTGAACATTGGACGGGCATTTTGTCAGAATGCTACTGAGTTAATAATCGAACACGACTTTAAAGACCATTTGAATTATTGAACATCACTGTGGAAAATGCTTCCGATAGCAAGAGAAATGTAATGAGGCTCATTATCAGTGGTGCAGTTAAATATTCCCATTTCTCATTCCTTCGAAGCACTTCTCAGTGTTGCATATCTTACATAGTATAAGCTATTTTTATTTAATGTGAAATTCAGAGACCGGATGTGTGGATGATGGTGTGGCTTATTGTTTTGGCAGAAGCCGCCCACTGTGTATACAAGAATTAACAGATGCTGTGGGCACCTTCTAAATTTACCCATTTACAATCACACTGGGATTATAGAGGCAGGGTGTCTTTTGTACTTCACATTCAGTTGACTCATACTCTGCTATGATATGAAAAATGTacatgggtggcaggtagcctaccgGTTAAGTGTGTTGGCCAATAATTGAAAGGTCGTTGGTTTGAATCGCAGAGCCAACTCGGTGAAAAATCTATCTATGTGCCCATGAGTAAGGTACTTAACCCGAATTGCTCCAGGATTGCATTCAGTAATGGCTGATACTTGGCCGTGAGATATGATATGCAAAAAACGAATTTCCAATTCACATGCATATAATACACACTTCTAGGACAAATGTAAGCACAGACCTAATTATTATTATGAAGGAGGGATGGACTTGTGACATCATTTTAGATCTATAAAATAAGAAGATAATCAATTTCAGGCTCCTAATGAATCAAGGCCTGATTCCCAGCCCAAAGGCTAGAGTCCAgtggactaactgactgactgattgactgactggctggctgactggctgactcatAATACCTGACGGACTGATTTgctatctgactgactgactgatgactgaccaatggactgactgactgactgactgatgactgactgaacaattaactgactgactgtctgactccttgactgactgactaattggctgactgactgactaattgcctgactgactgactggttgtctGACTGCCGTTTAATCATTCCTGTATTACATGACACCTTCGCCTGCAGTCCCCACACTCAGAATCCTATTTTCTGCCTTTGTACTGAGCTCTATGTTCTCTCCTAAGCGATGCATGCTGGCAGTGATCTAACCTGAATACTATACCGCCTGTGTTGTCCAAAGCTTCTATTTTAGCTGTTGGTCTGTATATAAGCTGTTATTGTGCATGCACAGTATCTACAAAATCCCACTTGGCCTCGTTCTATGCTCATGGGAGCGTATGTTATAGAGACATCATTATAGACATCACTTTAtaaccccccccccgaaagacacacacacatacatacacagtggAGGCTCcgcagaggaggaaggggaggaccatcctccttagTGAATTAGATAAAACTACAGTAAATATATTCACGCGACCAAATAATTGATGAAAACACATTGCTTTGCAATAAAGGTCAGTAGCCTTAGTAGCctctagcttctgtcctcctctgggtacattgacttcaatccaaaactaggaggctcatggttctcaccccattccatagacttacacagtaattatgacaacttgccggtgtaactgctaagttgctttctgactgtacacagtctgcatgattgtagcgggtttactacgCTTTAGTTCTAGTAGTTGTAGTTGACTATGacatgacaacgatgtaggctgtgtgtcgCGATTagcggtcatgatatgaaggtttggcttgagAAGGTTtattcacctggtcacagacagctgatgtgttatgcactgaagtccacaagcgaagggaaaaggtgagaggaggagagcgcttATATAGTTGCAAAAGGAATATTAtatacaatgagcaaagtgatcatactgtttttatgtggctgctatgaaagtgaactgtttgcgtgtgatcaggtaTTCATTCCACCGAATGTGTTGAAAAAACTTTTcataaatggaagcaaacagaacgaaacggGAATAAACAtacatgaatttgtccaatagaaactatcatttgcaactgttggactaatgattaaacccttgatcagctagatgcaggcaagagcgtgcaaggcagtattgaatgtgtcgctgtctgtcaccttgattactcaaaattctcttggcctgtgcacctacgttgtacactttcattcataggctaggttgtagcaacctcatgatgggcacAGGGAACATTTTATATCACTTAGTAGCATAAACCtttcgatgttacattgagctgggtgaatatgacagtcatccaacatgctgtaatagaaataaggccatgttcataatttttttaataatcaTCCTCCCTCTTCTTAAACTCTACCCACCGCCACATACAtattaagtgctttgctcaaaagaaacaacagcaggcaatggcatctaggatttgatggcatctaggatttgataccatCAACCCTCCAGTTGCCAGAGCATTTCCAGACAGATGTTTCCCTTCAGACCTGGGATTCGAACTGGCAACCCTCCAGTTGCTGGCTCACCTCtctaaacgctaggctacctgctgccccatagcTTGTATCTCATATAATTTATAAGTCAGAGGGGGAAAGGGAAGCTCAGAATGCATTTTTATTTATCTTTACTTCTGTCATGTGAATTTAGAGTAGCTAACCTATTCCTCCTTTGAggataattacaaagcaaaagaAACACATTTTAATGTTTCCCATGGTGGCGTGTAATGAGAAAATGTATTGAGATATTGAAGGTTTCTTATTTGATCTAAAGTTGATATCAACAGGGTGAGATGAATCGAGACGAATTGCTGGTTGCATGCTGCATTTGATCTGAAGTTGATATGAAGAGGGTGAAATTAGTTGCTGCTCCAGATCTGAACCCTGCCAGGAAGTTATCAGTCTCTGCCTTCAGTGCCTACTGACCCTGCATAGCCTGCAAATGACTCAGTTAAGCGAGCTGTGATAGGGGTGAATGGTTGCTTGAGGGGTGTAGTTTCCAGCTCTGTAGCTCGCTGATTGAATGGGAGGGAGACTGTCTCCACATCAAACAAACAACCCAGC
It encodes the following:
- the LOC115174946 gene encoding 5-hydroxytryptamine receptor 1B-like, whose product is MERASQLKPMSFIYGEFWNMSTNDTNVNLTTRGEEEKDSLTFQAGLAVTLSLITFATTLSNAFVIATIYQSRKLHTPANFLIASLALTDLLVSVLVMPISALYTVSQTWTLGQVMCDIWLSSDITCCTASILHLCIIALDRYWAITDAVEYTKKRTSARAAGMIATAWVIAISISLPPFFWRQVKAEEVTTCNVNTDHIFYTIYSTFGAFYIPTLLLIALYGRIYVEARKRILKQSYNNKPGKRLTSAHLITNSPGTNSVASTVSLNYGTNEISSCEANSSPANVNYVKVTVSDALLEKKRISAARERKATKTLGIILGAYIICWLPFFIYTLVVSVCASCFYPELFDIFTWLGYLNSLINPIIYTMSNEDFKKAFHKLIRFRYCRS